From one Lolium rigidum isolate FL_2022 chromosome 4, APGP_CSIRO_Lrig_0.1, whole genome shotgun sequence genomic stretch:
- the LOC124706022 gene encoding cytochrome P450 CYP99A1-like: MEVSAATVVLFLSLISLVILLSLLRRKSSHDSKKNRPPGPRCLPFIGNLLHLVTAQPQVALWDLARKHGPVMYLRLGHVDTVVISSPAAAQEVLRDKDLIFASRPKMLATDIILDGMDLAYAPHSAYWRKLRKLCMTVLLGAHKVRQLAPLRDRETLSLIRKVAAAGQGGEPVNLERLLVPCSIAITWKATLGQLCGGELQEQFMSVVNVAVTEGSGFCAADLFPSLWFVDVVTGLRGRLRRARQQLDDVFDMIITEHEERQEEGRKTGDEDLLSVMLRMKDEADLEIPITAATIQAVTFDMLIGGTETTSSSAEWVMSELMRSPEAMAKAQAEVRRTLDGKSPQDHERHIDELSYTRLVIKESMRLHPVLPLLIPRLCQETCDIGGFEVSKGTKVIVNAWAVARSPEHWRDADKFRPERFEDSAADYKGLQFEYIPFGSGGRMCPGDKFGLAMLELMVVRLLYYFDWSLPHGMKPNELDMDMVVGATARRRNHLQLVVSPYKELPSEI, encoded by the exons ATGGAGGTAAGCGCAGCCACAgtcgtcctcttcctctctcTGATTTCGTTGGTGATCCTTCTGTCCTTACTCCGCCGAAAATCTTCACATGATTCCAAGAAGAATCGGCCTCCCGGTCCACGGTGTCTCCCGTTTATCGGGAACCTCCTCCACCTCGTCACTGCGCAGCCGCAGGTCGCACTATGGGACCTGGCCAGGAAGCACGGCCCGGTGATGTACCTGCGTCTGGGCCACGTCGACACGGTGGTGATCTCCtcaccggcggcggcgcaggaggtGCTCCGGGACAAGGACCTGATCTTCGCGTCACGGCCGAAGATGCTAGCCACGGATATCATCCTCGACGGAATGGACCTCGCTTACGCGCCACACAGTGCGTACTGGCGGAAGCTGCGCAAGCTGTGCATGACCGTCCTCCTTGGCGCGCACAAGGTGCGGCAGCTGGCGCCTCTCCGGGACAGAGAGACGCTTTCCCTGATCAGGAAGGTTGCCGCGGCCGGACAGGGCGGCGAGCCGGTGAATCTCGAAAGGCTGCTCGTGCCGTGCTCGATCGCCATCACCTGGAAGGCGACGCTTGGTCAGCTGTGTGGCGGTGAGCTCCAGGAACAGTTCATGTCGGTCGTCAACGTGGCGGTGACGGAGGGGTCTGGTTTCTGCGCCGCAGACCTCTTCCCGTCGCTGTGGTTCGTGGACGTCGTCACTGGACTGAGAGGCCGACTGAGGAGAGCGCGCCAGCAGCTCGACGACGTGTTCGACATGATCATCACTGAGCACGAGGAGCGGCAAGAAGAGGGCAGGAAGACCGGGGATGAAGACCTTCTGAGTGTCATGCTTAGGATGAAGGACGAGGCGGACCTCGAGATCCCCATCACCGCTGCAACAATCCAAGCAGTCACATTT GACATGCTCATCGGAGGGACAGAGACGACGTCATCATCTGCAGAGTGGGTCATGTCAGAGCTCATGAGGAGCCCTGAGGCGATGGCCAAGGCGCAGGCAGAGGTGCGACGGACACTGGACGGCAAGAGCCCACAAGACCATGAACGCCACATCGACGAGCtaagctacacaaggttggtgatCAAGGAGAGCATGAGGCTGCACCCTGTGCTGCCGCTCCTGATTCCCCGTCTCTGCCAGGAGACCTGCGACATCGGCGGGTTTGAGGTCTCCAAGGGCACCAAGGTCATCGTCAACGCGTGGGCGGTGGCACGAAGCCCCGAGCATTGGCGCGACGCAGACAAGTTCAGGCCAGAGAGGTTTGAGGATAGCGCGGCAGACTACAAGGGTTTGCAGTTTGAGTACATCCCGTTCGGGAGCGGAGGGAGGATGTGTCCTGGTGATAAATTCGGGCTCGCCATGCTGGAGCTCATGGTTGTCCGACTTCTCTACTACTTTGACTGGAGTCTCCCCCACGGAATGAAGCCGAATGAGCTCGACATGGACATGGTCGTCGGTGCGACGGCCAGGAGAAGGAACCACCTGCAACTGGTGGTGTCGCCCTACAAGGAGCTTCCCTCGGAAATTTGA